GCTCACGAGTTGCCGTACGAGATTACGCTCGAGATCATTAGGGAAACGCACCGTATTCTCAAACCTAATGGGCAGCTTTGGTTCTGTGAAATGGATTTTGAATCACCGGCTTATGCGGCTCAGCGAGCCAATCCTTTGCTCTTTAGCCTAATCCGATCCACGGAGCCTTACCTTGATGATTACGCAGATCATTCGGTGGAAATTCGGGAGTGCCTTCAAGCCACCTTTGGTGACACAAAAATTGCGGCCGCTACTGGACGGCATTTTAGTATTGTTGCCACAAAGCTTGGTGCGAGCAAGATGGGCGTGTTGGAAGATCTTCGGTTCGACGAATATGGCTCCTACAAAGTGGAAGACACACATCTCAAAGTGTTCGAAAATAAAAAAAAATAGTCTACATGTTGAGATACCTTTTCCACTTGGGGAGAAGTGCGAATTTCCTCCCCCCACCTGCCTTACTGCACCTTGAGAGGTATGGCGTGCAACGGTCAGGCGGCTTCGTTAGGATAAGTCTAAAAGTGAAGAAGAGCAAAGGCTTGGTTCGCCGGGTGGCATACCCTCGCAGCAACCTAATTGGTGGGATGTTCTCTACCTTCCGCAATTATTTTGCTCTCACTGTGGTTCGGCAATATGCTTAAAAACGCTTCGTTACTGCTTCAACAATATTTCGTCTTAAATAAATACTGCAGTATCCTTTGCTTGTTATAAATATAGTGATTTTTCGAATATGCCAAATAGATTCACTCGACGAAAAACTTGGTTAATCTTTCTTGGATACTTAGACTCACGTCCGGCTGGCGGAGCAATCATGGTAATATTGTGTCGGTGTCCAAGTCTCTGGGAGACGGAGAATCAGAGGTTTACATTAATCGATCCTTCTCCGAATGTGCGGTACAAAATAGTGGATGTGCCCGTTTTTTAGACTGGAAATTGACTATATATTTTTCATTCAAAAATGAAGAACTCACCCGTCCGATTAGAGTCTTTGGCAACGGGTGAAATCATGCCAAGAAAGCTTGATAAGTCGATCGCGTTTTCGCCTTCTCACCGGATTGTGGTAAACAGAAGCCGTGCGTCGTTGAACACTTCGTTAGAACTTACAACTGTCTTGCTTCACGAAGACAGTTGTAGTCAAGGCTCCACCGCTTCCGGAGATTCTTGTGTACTTGCTATCGATTGGAACGATGCAGATATTTGCCGAAACAACGATACATTTAACGTGGTTCCCTTCCTTCGACACACGTTTGATAACCGCGTTCATTTGGCAGAGGCCATGGACGAACATCAACGAGGAAAAGATGATTTTCCTCGTTCCACTGTGCGCAAACGAATGGAAAGTTGGAGCGTTCGACCATCCCTTATTCGTATCCCTTCTTTATCTTCAACCCCAGCGTCTGCGAAGAGTCTTGGCAGCTTCTCCTTCCCTAGCAACGACGACCTCACCCTTAGAGCACTGCCGTGTGCGACATCCGCCAAGAGTCTAGGATCATTCACTTTTCCCACTGATTTAGCTTTGGAATTTGACGTTCCAACGCAGCCGCTATTATTATCTGCCGACAGAGGCTCTGGGTTTGACGATTCCAATAAGGATTCTTGCCCTTCGCACCGCGTATCTTTCGCCAGAATGAAGCAGTATCGGGAGCGCTCGTACTGGAAACATATGTTTTTGAGACAAATGATTGCTGGTCCACATTCATTGAAAACTGCGGAATCAGGCCTTCATCTTGGCTGGGCCCATCATCAAGCAGGTGAATTATGTCAAGCCGAGGCAGCATTCCAGATCTCTTACCGTATCTACCATCGTCAGAGGAAACGACTGGGGATGGC
This portion of the Phaeodactylum tricornutum CCAP 1055/1 chromosome 19, whole genome shotgun sequence genome encodes:
- a CDS encoding predicted protein, which produces MKNSPVRLESLATGEIMPRKLDKSIAFSPSHRIVVNRSRASLNTSLELTTVLLHEDSCSQGSTASGDSCVLAIDWNDADICRNNDTFNVVPFLRHTFDNRVHLAEAMDEHQRGKDDFPRSTVRKRMESWSVRPSLIRIPSLSSTPASAKSLGSFSFPSNDDLTLRALPCATSAKSLGSFTFPTDLALEFDVPTQPLLLSADRGSGFDDSNKDSCPSHRVSFARMKQYRERSYWKHMFLRQMIAGPHSLKTAESGLHLGWAHHQAGELCQAEAAFQISYRIYHRQRKRLGMAQALEGAGLAGSRVDAMDAADRGMDHLEEALRIRLEELGPTHVDTVQVMNHLGQVHFNAANFSQAHHCYWEVFCVRKMVFGPNHPSVAVAAHDLAKVTESLSALPDAANFYNIAMEIYEIMGLPDSNPAVARLLSDARRLERLQQFTCT